TTCGCCAACAAATGGTAAAAATCTGTCTCAATTCCGTGAATATCATACCCTTTAACAAGGAACCcttccttcatcttccacttATTTGGTAAAAGATAATAGCTAAGTAAGACAAGAAACTGAGACTTCAGTAACTCCATACGATCGTTCTTGGTAATGGTATCACGGTCTAGAGCATTATGGGACTCAAACTTGTGCAATATGGAGTTCTGTTTAGGTTGCTTGGCTAATAAATTGATTAGATTGTTAAAGCCAACACTTAGTGGACTGCTAGTCATCGAAGATCTGACAAAATTGTATACGACATTGAATTTATCGTCTTTAAAATTGTCTATGATAGCGATATGGTTGTAAGGATCACCCAGAGATGGAAGGATCAACAAGGAAAGCTTGTACAATTCTATTGACTTGCTGTAGTTGTTGTTATCTTCTTTAGAGATGGCTGTAGAGGGCAAATAAGTCTTTGCAATGAATGCTCTATATCTGGACAAGTCTCCAATGTATAGTACACACTTGTGAACCACATAGACGACTTTGGGAACAATATCTGAGGCAGTTTGGCAATCAGAGTGGGAGATGAATTCTGTTTCGTCTAGTTTCAAAGTTGTACAAACCTTTCTAACTGGTATATAAATGGATAAATCGTAACGGCGCAATATATCATGAAGTAGAGTCAAATAAAACTCTCGACAGCGGCTGATAAACTTCACAAAATGGTCGAAGAGCTTACGGATCTCGACAATAGAGGAAGACGGCGAGCCTGAATGTCTGCCCCTTCTATCGCGTCGATTGGACAAGTCCTTATTAGCATACAAGAATTGTGCCTGAAAGTATTTGATagaaggatgatgaatatCTATCCAAATACGACCAATGACTTCTTCAGAGGACATAATAGGAGAAGAAGGGTTTACATTTTGAGCCAATTGaatggaagatgaatcatcatctttacTGGCATTGACAAAACCGTGCAAAATATAAGAAATACAACGAGATTGGAGAAGAGATAAGGTACCAAAAAGCAGAGAGTCATCATTGGAGTAAGAGTGGTTAAGgatctctttgatcttgGCCTTATTGGAGATAAGTAAGGAGTCAATGGAGTCAATGGATGCGTTAGGGGCGTCAGTGGATGTGTTCGACACGTTCGACACGTTCGACGCTGTAGCGGATACATCAATGGATACATTAACGGACGAATCATTGGACACGCCAGTGGAGCCGGGCTCTGAGTTGCTAGCGATAACAAGTGAAGACATTTCGTTGGTTCATTTGGAGATAAGAACAATTAGAGGATTGATTGAACGAAATGGAAGTAGTACCAatcaaggaaaagagaagagaagctgATCAAGTGGATGGATGGGGCCGGTCCTCGATGATTAAGcagaggaaaaaattttcattGGTGTAGGGATGGGCTGGAAAGTGGTGTACAGGCTCTACAGGCTTTACCAGCCACATGAGCCCCATGAGCCCCATGAGCCCCACCCTTATCTatcactcttcttctcctgatCCATCTCCACTATGAACCTCGATAAGAACCTTCGTGATGTACCCAGCACTCGCCTCATAACGGCACAGCTTGTTGTGTCCTCTGTACTGGGAGTCCTGGCCTTACTAGTGTTTTGCGTCCTTAGATCTCGGTTCCCCAATATATTCATGGCTCGACTCAACTATCTCAGCGCATCCAACCGGAAGTACCTGCCGCCTGCTATCAAGAGAACATCTTTATTCGGCTGGATCTCCACTCTTTACAGAATAACGGAAGACGAGGTGATTGAATATGCGGGCTTGGATGCCTATGTGTTTTTGGGCTTCTTTAAGATGGCCTTCAAGCTCTTATCTGTATGTTGGCTTGTTTCTGCCATTGTGATCTCGCCGATTCGCTACTACTTCACTGGtgattatgatgatgataacggGAAAGACCCCGAAGTGCCAGAATACCGTCTACAGACAGACGGAACTTTGCTTATAGACTCCAAAAAAGCCTATCTCGTTCTATATCTGATATTCACCTACGTTTTTACCTTTGTGGCGCTTCATTTCCTTATGGAGCAGACCACAAAGGTGATCCAGAAGAGACAGCAGATTTTGGGCCAGCAGAATTCCGTTACTGATCGAACGATACGACTGACGGGCGTTCCCCCAGAGCTACGCTCAGAGAGAGCGTTGAAAGAGACCATTGACAGCCTAGGAATAGGTAAAGCTGAGAAGATTGTCATTTGTAAGGAATGGAAAAAGCTTGATGGTCTTTTTCGGCAGCGTTCGGACGTTCTGGAGAGGCTTGAACGCGCTTGGGCAGAGTATTTGGGTAACGACTCTAAGCAGACGTTCAATATACGGCCGTTTGCTACGACTTCATATCCCATGGTGTACCGAGATGAAGAGAGTTTGCCAGGCGAACAGGTCGTGCCAGGCGAACAGACTGGGCTGGGCGAACAAACCGAACCGGCTGTCGATGCAGTGCCAGGCGAACAGACTGAACCGGCTATCGATGCAGTCGGTTCTGTGGATTCCATCAGCTCGGTGTCTGGAATTCGCAAACGCCCCCTTATAAGACTAGGCCTACTGGGTCTTTGGGGTCGTAAGGTTGACGCCATCGACCATTATACCAAGCAGCTCCATGCAGTGGACAACGAAATTCTCAGTGCTCGAGAAAGGCATTACGCATCAACGCCAACCGCTTTCGTTACGTTGGACTCTGTTGCCGCTGCTCAGATGTTTGCACAGGCAGTAGTCGATCCTCGCATAGGATATATGATCACTACTCCTGCACCTGCACCTCGTGACATTGTGTGGGAGAATCTTACTCTGCCAAGTCATAGCAGAAAGCTCAAACAGAGCTATATAACCGTCATTACTGGAATTTTAGCCGTGGCATTCATTGTTCCAGTCGGTTATTTGGCCACTTTGCTCAATATGAAATCGATTCGACGCTTCTGGCCCGCCCTAGGTGAGTTGTTGGATGACCATCCCTGGGCACAAGACTTTGTTATTGACCTACTTCCCGTCTATCTCTATACCTTGCTTAACTTTGTCATTCCATACATATACGTATGGCTATCATCTAAGCAGGGCTTTGTCTCATACGGCGAAGAAGAGCTCAGTGTCGTTTCTAAAAACTTCTTCTACGTCTTCGTCAACATGTTTCTTGTGTTCACCATGGCCGGTACTGCCTCTAATTACTGGGGTTATCTAAGCGattccaagaagttggcaTTACAACTTGCTGCATCTCTTAGAGGTCTCTCTGCCTTTTATGTGGAtaccattcttcttcaggGACTTGCTTTACATCCACTCAAGCTTCTTTTAACGGGTCAATTGTTTCGTTTCCCAGTATTCAGAGCTAATTGTAAGACTCCTCGTCATTATATGAACCTTTACACGCCTCCTGACTTTAATTTTGGTCTAAATCTTCCCATTCCAATGCTCACACTTATCATCACTCTTTTATATAGTGTGATGTCTACAAAGATCTTATCTGCCGGATTGGCCTACTTCATTATTGGCTTCTACGTGTATAAGTTCCAACTTATCTATTCATGCATTCATCCGCAACACTCTACAGGTCAAGTGATGCCAATTATCTTTCGTCGGGTCATCTTAGGTTTACTTCTATTCCAGCTTACTGTTGCtggttctttggttttGTCCAATGCGTGGTTCTTTTCTGTATGTCTCACGCCATTACCATTTATTACGCTGACTTATCTATGGTatttccagaagaattaTCAGCCATTAAGCTATTTTATAGCTTTAAGAGCCATCGAAAGgtcagatgaagaagttgaagggTCCGAAAGCCATTCAGAAATAGCACAGAAATCGAGTAccattgatgaaagaagagagttgAATCAAACTTATGAGTATCCTAATCTCATACAGGAGTTGGATGGACCATGGTTAGCAGTTGAAGGTAATCAGATTGTCATGGCTACTGGTGATGGTATTGCCAGAAAGAGGTTaacctttgaagaatattaaTTATATACATCCTACCAATTGTAATCTGGATTTGAGCTgttcaatctcatcaagGACCAATCTGGTCCATGGAATTCTATAGTAACTACCTAAAAGTGCACATACAACGAAATGAGTACCCAGATACTGGATAAGTTCGCTGATTATCACAACAACGGCTACCTTGGCATACTGATTGTTGATATTGTCCATCAGAACTATATGAATTCCCTCTATTAGAATGGCAACATGGACAAACTCAACCAAAATCCTTGTCATATTAAGCACCATACTATCATACGGCCATATAAACATCACTATAGGAAAGAGCTTAACAATATTGGATATAAGTATTGTTGTAGTGATGATCGCATAAGAACGGATGTTTGATATTACCAAGGATCCGAATCCCCTGCAACCAAATTTCAGATATCGTCTTGCCATCAAAGCAGTAGACGTGTTTATTAGGACGTTTTCCAAGGTGCTTgtagagagaaagaaaaggtaTTGAAAGGGACCATTAAGAACTCGTTGGATCACAATTGACGTAGACATATTCTCCTCTACATAGTTCTTTTCCTCGTACGCCCATTTGATGTAGACCtcgaaaagaagcagaagaataGTGAGTCTGATGACATAGCTATAGGTATCCATGAAGGATGTGGTGacggtggtggtggtggcgGTAGTTGTGGCGGTGGAACAGCCCGAACGCTGACTCTGCTTTCTATAAGCATTATCACATGGCTTCTCATAACTCCTATCAATTATCAAAGAGTTATAAATGGTATGCTTATATGCCTGTGGCTTGAGAAGCATGAGAtcaatgaagagaaggacTTTATCATACTCTATGTAGCGATCCGCTACCTGGTGGCAGTTTTTGCAAACGGTCAGCCGAATATGGTTTCCCTTGTAACGCTCATAGAGCGAGTTGATTGTACAAGAGCACTGGACGCAGATCATGAACACTCAGCAATAAGAAGTGATCGATGCTCATTAAGGCTTCGGTCTCTTTTTAAGGATCGCGAACTGCCTAACAAaatttctctccttttatcatcacttcttcttatcagAGTCATCATGTTTGGTCAGCACGGCTTCAATAACACTTCAAGTCCGTTTGGGGGATCAGCTGCTTCGAATCCATTTGGAGGATCAGCTGCCCCGAGTTCGTTAGGGGGATCAACCGCCCCAAATCCGTTTGGAAGCAACTCAGCATCTCCATTTAGCACTCAGAATCCGGTCGCATCTTCGTTTGGCCAAGCAGCATCTCCATTTGGCCAATCCGGATTTGGTCAACATGGTTTTGGACAGTCCGGGCAGTCTGGTCCAACTGGACAGGCCGGTCAAAATCCATTTGGCTCCTCGGCATTCAATAAATCCGCTTTTGGGAACTTTGCTCAATCTACAACCCAGTCAACTTCACCATTTGCTACATTGATGTCTCAATCCAACGGAAAGTCTACACCTACGGCGTCTACGGCATTCGGTTCGAATGCGTTTCAAAGCACGGGGGGTGCTGCCTTTGGGGGCTCAGGAGGCGCCTCTAAGTCTGCTTTTGGAGCATCAAGCTCTCCGTTTGGGGCAGCTACGTCTACCGGTGGTGCTCAGCCTGCGTTTGGAGCGTCAAGCTCTCCGTTTGGGACAGCTACGTCCGCTGGTGGTGATCGGCCTACGTTTGGAGCGTCAAGCTCTCCGTTTGGCGCAGCTACGTCCGCTGGTGGTGCTCAGCCCGCTTTTGGAGCGTCAAGCTCTCCGTTTGGGGCAGCTACGTCTACCGGTGGTGCTCAGCCCGCTTTTGGAGCGTCAAGCTCTCCGTTTGGGGCAGCCACGTCCACTGGTGGTGCTCAGCCTGCCTTTGGAGCATCAAGCTCTCCATCTGGCACTTTCAAACAAGCACCTGTCGATGACCCACCTACTGAAAAGAACTCCCTCTCTCAAGAGATCCTCAACTACTTTAAAGCAGACTCCTTTCAACTTGGTAAGGTACCCGAtattcctcctcctctaGAAATGTGCTGAAATTAATCATTGGTCCTAATGGCCTCTTTATAACTCTGCAACAACAAACTCTGCTGTCTAGTCATCAACGTATATGCTTCTCTATACAGACTGATGGTCTCCGCTAATACATCCTTTCGACTCACTTGTCCTTCGCATATATATTTCAACTTAGTCTCCAACATTCTTCTTAAAAACGGCTTGGTTAACGAAATCTTGATCAACCCGAGCCTATTAAATCCCTCCACTAAACCATATCCCAACTCCGTAGGTACTATAACGCTTGTCTTGCTTCTTCCCTCACTAGTCTTTTGCATAATCACATAGTTCCTCGACTTAATCTTATCAATATGTTCTGCAATTGTGGCATCTGTACCGATACCATTGGCATCCATCAAAGCAATGAGTTCTGTCTCTGTTagcttctttggaggttCTGTACTACCTTCTGTCACCAGAACCTTGCACAATTTCACCctttcattcaattcaacCTCCGGTAAAGACGTCCTAGATGACTTCCATTTACTGTAGATAAAGATCTCCAAGTATCCGTTACTCGTAACTACAAGCCCAGCTGCTCTAAACACTTCGGTACCCCATTTCACCCGTATACTACTCTTCAGACCCTTTGCATCGGGTGAACAGCACGCTAGAAATCGTCGAACAACGTATTCATAAACCGTTTTCTGTACTGACGTTAAGCTGGCCTGTTCTCCAGCCAATATAATCGGATGAATAGGAGGATGGGCTTCATCGCTATGCTTTCCTGTCCTCGGCTGCCGAAAATTACCCGTATCATCAAGTAAAGAACGTGCATAGGCACCCCATTTCGATGATTCTACCTGCTTCTCAACCAATTTACGTAAATCCATGGCCTTCGGAAACGTATCCGTTTCCGTTCTTGGATATGAGATGAATCCCTTGGTATACAAAGTCTCGGCTGCTGAAAGGGTATCCTTGGCAGTGAGTTTGAAGAACCGGCCGCAATCCTTTTGCATTTCTACTGTTGTGAGCGGTAACGGTGCCCAATT
This region of Brettanomyces nanus chromosome 2, complete sequence genomic DNA includes:
- a CDS encoding uncharacterized protein (BUSCO:EOG09340SPF) encodes the protein MHILCVAEKPSIASSVARTLSGGNSRTRQVKGKAGRFARNIDFTFDFPEFGRCDVTMTSVAGHVTNIDFPDQYSWGHCNPEALFDAPTIIKVGNPVIADNITKEAQNCDLLMIWTDCDREGEYIGWEIVQQASIRNRGMTLESAYRARFSHLERSHVIYAAKHPVRLDKKAIEAVKTRMELDLRTGACLTRFLTGLFGRVLDKGSPMVSYGGCQFPTLGFVVDRYKRIKMFKKEPFWQISLAFKKKQKQCLMTWERGHLFDRLVTVCIYQNCLKLEPESATVIGVDTKPTSNWAPLPLTTVEMQKDCGRFFKLTAKDTLSAAETLYTKGFISYPRTETDTFPKAMDLRKLVEKQVESSKWGAYARSLLDDTGNFRQPRTGKHSDEAHPPIHPIILAGEQASLTSVQKTVYEYVVRRFLACCSPDAKGLKSSIRVKWGTEVFRAAGLVVTSNGYLEIFIYSKWKSSRTSLPEVELNERVKLCKVLVTEGSTEPPKKLTETELIALMDANGIGTDATIAEHIDKIKSRNYVIMQKTSEGRSKTSVIVPTELGYGLVEGFNRLGLIKISLTKPFLRRMLETKLKYICEGQVSRKDVLAETISLYREAYTLMTRQQSLLLQSYKEAIRTND